The following is a genomic window from Flavobacterium crassostreae.
CAGATGGCTAATTTTCAATCTCAATTTCAGTGGTTTTTAGGATTTGCATTCGTACTGCTATTTTTGGATCTATTCTTTTTAGAAAAAAAGACCACATGGCTAAAAAAATTAAATCTCTTTAACGACAAGTCGTAACTACTTTAGCACAGACACCGGTTTGTTGGAGAAATAAAAACAGAATTAAATGAAAAATAGTAAAAAATACCACGCCGTTTTTATCTTGTTTCTTTTTTGCGGATTGCCTACCGCATGGGCACAAGACCAAGGCAGCATTTTGCCCCAAGCCAACCAGCAATACAAAGACAAAAACTTTGTAGAAGCCGAGGCCAATTACAGAGTTTCAAGTTCTAAATCTGCACATAAAACCAGCTCGACCTACAATCTAGGTAATGCCATTTATAGACAAAATCAAGCATCCGAGGCCAAACATGCCTACCAAGAGGCACTACAAACAGCCAAAACCGCTACGCAAAAACACCAAGCATTGCATAACCTTGGCAACGTTTTTATGAAAGAAAAAGACTATACACAGGCCGTTGCAGCATATAAAAATGCCCTAAGAAACAACCCCTCCGATGAAGAAACGAGATACAATTATGCTTTGGCCAAAAAAATGTTGAAAGAAAATCCGCCAAAAGAAGACCAAAACAAGAAGGATAAGGATAAAAAAGACAAAGACAAAGACAAGGATAAAAAAGACGATACTAAAGATAAAGACAAAAAAGAAGACCCCAAGAAAGATGGGGACAAAGACCAGAAAGATTCCAAAAATCCAGACCAAGAAGCTCCCAAGCCCCAACCAGAGAGCATGTCAGAACAACGTTTAAAAAACCTCTTGAACGCCGTAAATAACGAAGAAAAGAAAGTACAAGACAAAGTAAACGCAAACAAAGTAAAAGGCAAACCAACCAAAACAGAAAAAGACTGGTAAAAAAGTAATTTTCGAGGCTTGCAACCCAGCACTAAAACCCAAACCAGAACCTATTCTGTGGATAAATGAACAAAGATTAAGGATGAAAAAGTTTTTATTTATAGTACTATGGAGCTTTCAAGGGCTTTTGGCCCAAGTGCAATTTGAAGCAAAAGTTAGCAAAACAACTCTGGGTTTAAACGAGAGACTTCGGATTGATTTTGCAATGAATATTGATGGAGACAACTTCAACGAACCCTCTTTTGACGGATTTCAGGTAATTGCAGGACCAAGCCAGCAAGTTAGCCAGTCTTGGATAAACGGCCGGAGCTCTTTTGAAAAAATTTACTCCTATTATTTATTACCTAACCGCAAAGGAATACTTACCATCAAGCCAGCCACCATAGAGTACAATGGCCAGATTTACAAAACTACTCCCATAAAAGTAACGGTCACCGCTGCAGTAGAACAGCCTAAAGACCCTAATGATACGAGTATTTCGGCAGATAATAATTTATACTTAATAGCAACTATATCTAAAACCAACCCGTATGTAAATGAACCCATAACGGTAGTCTACAAATTGTATTTTGCAAACATTGGGATTTCTAATTTTAGGGAACTCAACAAACCCAAGTACAACGATTTTTGGAGTCAGAATATAGAAATAAAACAACTAGAGGCCGAAGAAGGAATATTCAAAGGAGAAAACTACCGCTATGTAGTGTTAAAAAAAGTAGTACTCTATCCACAGAAATCTGGCAAGCTAATTATAGAACCACTCACCTTAGATGTAGATGTGCAATTGCCTACCAATAGGCGCGATATTTTTGGCAGAATGTTACTTTCAGAGACCAGCAAAAAAGTTTCTGCAGGCGCCAAAACAATACAAGTACGGCCTTTGCCAGAAAGCGGCAAGCCAGACGATTTTACGGGAGCAGTAGGAACGTTTGATTTTAAAGTAACGCCTTCTAAAACAAGCTTAAAAAATGGCGAAAGCTTGGACTTGTTAGTACATGTAACCGGTAAAGGGAACCTAAAATTATTTAGTTTGCCCAAGCCAGTTGTGCCAAATGCCCTTGAGATGTATGATGCAGTACACCAAGAGAGCGTTACCACATCTTTGGCAGGAATGTCCGGAAAAATAACAGACAAGTACGCCATTGTGCCTCAGTATAAGGGCAATTATCCCATAAAACCGCTGCGTTTTTCTTATTTTGATTTAAATTCAGGTAGTTACAAAACCCTAAGTTCTCCAGAGATCTTGATCCAGGTTTTGAATGGTCCTACAGATACCCGAGCTACAGATAGTCTGAGCATAGCATCCGGAACAAATACCATACACACACCGCAGTTTGCTAACATCAAGACCAATACGGAACTAAAACCAACCAATCCAAAAGACTTTTTTGGATCGACAACCTACTTCTGGTTATTGCTGTTGCCATTTTTAGGAATACCATTACTTATACTATTTAAAAACAAAAAAGAAGCTTTTGATCGCGATATAGTAGGCAGCAAAATCCGCAACAACAATAGGTTGGCCAAAAAATATTTGTCTCAAGCCAAAAAGCAAACACACCATAAAGAATTGTTTTATATTGCCCTAGAGAAGGCCATGCATAACTTTCTTAAGGCAAAGTTGCATATGGAAACCTCAGAGATGAGTAAAGACAATATAAAGACCATTTTGTTAGATAAAAATGCAAATCCGGCTACTGTAGACCAATTTATAGCACTTACTGAAAATTGCGAAATTGCACGATACGCACCAGCATCTAGTGCCGCAATCCAGAACGATTATGACAAAGCAGTAAGCATAATTGCATCCTTAGAAAAAGAAATCTAACCAAAATTTGCAAAAAGTAAATTCCATGCCAAATCGGTTATCGTTGGTTTATAACCTAACTTAGAAACCCAAAAAAATGAAAAACATTGTATATCTATTACTACTATTTGCTCCACTTTTAGTTGCTCAAAACAACTTTGAAAAAGGCAACCAATTGTATGCAAAAGGCAATTACGCCCAAGCCGCCGCCGCATATAATTTGGTTTTAGACGCTAATTTAGAATCTGCAGAACTATACTACAACCTAGCCAATTGCTATTATAAATTAAATAAAGTAGCCCCAGCAATTTATAATTACGAAAAAGCATTGGTCCTAAAACCCAAGGATCCCCAAACAATAAACAATTTAAAATTTGCTCAAAAAAGAACCGTAGATACCGTCAAAGACATTCCTAAAGTAGGTTTTGCAAAATTACTTAGAGATTTTACGGCCCAATACCACTACAACACTTGGGGGTATCTCTCTGTTGGGATAGCAAGTTTGTTTTTGTTGCTATTTATAGGATATTATTTTTCTCAAAAAAGCCTTTTCAAACGAGTTTTTTTTGGAGGAATGCTACTACTAAGTGTACTACTGGCCAGTAGTATTATGGCTGCTATTTTTGAACGCCAAGAGTGCCAAAAAGACCAACCAGCTATTGTTTTTGCCGAAAAAACAAACCTCCAAAAAACACCACAACAAAACAGTAAAACAATAATTACAGTGCACGAGGGTACAAAGGTGTTTGTAATTAAAACCATACAAGATTGGAAAAAAGTACAATTAACAGATGGCACCAAGGGCTGGATAAACCAAAACGCCATTAAAGAAGTAAAATAATTCGATGCACTATTCTTCCGTGTGGGACGGTGTTGGCTTAGTAGTTTGGGTGTTTTTAAAATCCGAGTACCATTTTTCAAGAGAAGGATATATAAAGCGGGCTGTTTTTTGTATCGGGTTATACAACAAAGACTGTTCAAAGGTTTCCTCTTTAACAAGCATGTTGTTCAAGTTGATTTTCTGAAAAAGATTGCATACCACACTCAACAACAAAATAGTTTTGAGCACACTCAGCAATCCACCTGCAAGAGTGTTAATCCATCCCAAAAAAGCAAAATCCATAATTTTGGTAAACACCTTTGCAAGCAAATGAATCCCAATGACAATTGCCAAAAAGGTGAGCGCAAAAGCCATTATTTCAACATATTTGGAAGACCAAGAAAATGCTTTAACCAAGTATTCTTTTACAAAATGCGAACATTTAATGGCCAAATAAATCCCTAAAACCAAAGAGAGCAAAGACGCTAATTCTGCAAAAAGACCATTTCTAAGCCCCTTGTATAAGGCATAAACCAGCAAAGCTCCTAAAACAATATCCAAAAAACCCATAATTATAAATTAGTAAGTGAAGCCACAAATATAAAATAAATCAAACCGCCATTGTCAATTTTCAAGTTGTTATCTTTGCCAAAAATAATCTAGCGGTTTTACCAGATACAGCAAATCCCGAAACCGTTGGTCCCAACCAACCACCATCATGTCAAGAGATATACAACTTAAAGAACGCTGGGAACAGCTTGTAACCATACTATCGGATCAATTCTCACAAGGAGAAGACTTAGATCTAGATGCCATTATATACCTAATCGGAGTCCAAGAATTAGGCAAAGTGCACCGAGAGTACAAAAAAGACGAAAAATTAAACCTCATGCACATTGCCATTTGTAGATTATTAGAACCCTATGGTTTTTATGAATTTGAATTTTTTGACTCCGATGGCTGGCCACACTATACCGTCAAAGAAGCCTTGCCGCCGCTAAAACCAGGAGAACAATCCGTACTGATGAAAGAAGCCATCGTTACTTATTTCTTAGAGCGCGAGCTCATAGACTAAAACAGCAACAAAATTAGTCCGCAAACTTTAAACATAAAACGGTAAACCTAAAACAAATTTTGTAAATTTGTTGACCCAATTAGTGCATGAAAATGATAGACAAGATAAAAGAATATATTGACCAAGTACAGGCTTTTTCTACACAAGACAAGGCCGAATTAGAAACCTTTAGAATCAAATTTTTAGGAAGCAAAGGGCTACTAAAAGATTTTTTTGCAGCGTTCAAAGACGTGCCAAACGATCAAAAAAAAGAATTTGGTCAAGTAATCAACTTACTAAAAACCTCCGCCGAAGAAAAAGTAAAATCCATTCAAGAAACCCTAGCAAGCAAAGAAGAGACCAAAGGCATTTTTGGAGACCTAACCCGATCCTCAGAACCAGTAATCATTGGATCCAGACACCCCATCTCTATAGTCAAAAATCAAATTATAGACATCTTTTCCAACATAGGTTTCAACGTGTCCGAAGGCCCCGAAATCGAAGACGATTGGCATAATTTTACCGCATTAAACCTGCCAGAATACCATCCGGCACGAGACATGCAAGACACCTTTTTTATCCAAACCAATCCAGACACCCTACTGCGCACCCACACCTCATCGGTACAAGTACGTTACATGGAAGAAAACAAACCACCCATACGCACCATCTCACCAGGGCGTGTATTTAGAAACGAAGCCATATCCTCCCGTTCCCACTGTATATTCCATCAAGTAGAAGGCCTCTACATAGACAACGAAGTATCCTTTGCAGACCTAAAACAAACCCTATTGCACTTCACCAAAGAAATGTTTGGTAAGTCCAAAATACGCCTAAGACCATCCTACTTTCCGTTCACAGAGCCAAGCGCCGAGATAGACATTTATTGGGGACTAAAAACCGAAACCGATTATCGAATCACCAAAGGAACCGGTTGGTTAGAAATAGGAGGTTGCGGTATGGTAGACCCAAACGTTCTAAAAAACTGCGGCATCAACCCCGAAGAATACAACGGATTTGCTTTCGGAATGGGCGTAGAGCGCATAGCCATGCTACTTTACCAAATCGGAGACATCCGTATGTTTTATGAAAATGACGTGCGTTTCTTAGAACAATTCAAAGCAAATATTTAAAAAACAAGGAGCTATTTCCAGCTATTCGTTACAATCTTTTGTTGTTTTAAAGAAAAACAACAAAAGGATTTCCACTTCTATCTGGGCTAGAAATTGGGCGCGCGCACTAGTTAAAGCCAACCCAATCACAACAAAAATCGGGTCTAATGACAGCAGTTCCAAACCACAGCTACAGAATTACAACAGCATGAAAAAAGACATAATAATACCCATAGTAGAAAACGTTTTTCTGGCAGCAGTCCCAGAATGGAGCGATGAATTCATGGAAAAAGTATGGTACGCCTACTTAGTCAATGACAGCGACTACCTTATAGAAAGCGTGATGGTAGTCTCCAAAGCATTTGGAACCCTCCAAGGCGAAATGAAAAAAACCTCCCTACTACGCCACGCATTTGTTAGCGTTCCAAGCGTATCGGTAGTCAAGCTAGAAATGATCGAAAAAAGCGTCCTACAACTCCACAACGAGTTCTCGGTTACCTATTTTATAGAAAACACACTATACGACAAAAAATTTATCTTTAAAGCAAATTCCATCCAAGAAGCAAACCTCGAAGAAGTTCCAATTCTATTCCAAGATGGCGTTATACAACGATAGCCTTAAAACCATATTATAACCAACCAAGGCGCTACCCCAAACAGAGTAGCGCCTTGCTTATTTTTGCAAAAGCCAAACAAATAATTTAGTCTAATTTGTCGGTCAGTTTCTTGAAAACACTCTTGGCATCCTTACCTTGGTATAAAATTTGGTACACCGCATCAATAATAGGCGTTTTAGCACCATAATCCTGATTAAGTTGGTAGGCGCTTTGGGTAGCATAATACCCCTCGCATACCATACTCATCTCCATCATAGCACTCTTTACAGTATAGCCTTTGCCAATCATGTTACCAAAGGTGCGGTTTCTAGAAAATATAGAATAGCCAGTAACCAATAAATCACCCAAATAAGCCGAG
Proteins encoded in this region:
- a CDS encoding BatD family protein; this translates as MKKFLFIVLWSFQGLLAQVQFEAKVSKTTLGLNERLRIDFAMNIDGDNFNEPSFDGFQVIAGPSQQVSQSWINGRSSFEKIYSYYLLPNRKGILTIKPATIEYNGQIYKTTPIKVTVTAAVEQPKDPNDTSISADNNLYLIATISKTNPYVNEPITVVYKLYFANIGISNFRELNKPKYNDFWSQNIEIKQLEAEEGIFKGENYRYVVLKKVVLYPQKSGKLIIEPLTLDVDVQLPTNRRDIFGRMLLSETSKKVSAGAKTIQVRPLPESGKPDDFTGAVGTFDFKVTPSKTSLKNGESLDLLVHVTGKGNLKLFSLPKPVVPNALEMYDAVHQESVTTSLAGMSGKITDKYAIVPQYKGNYPIKPLRFSYFDLNSGSYKTLSSPEILIQVLNGPTDTRATDSLSIASGTNTIHTPQFANIKTNTELKPTNPKDFFGSTTYFWLLLLPFLGIPLLILFKNKKEAFDRDIVGSKIRNNNRLAKKYLSQAKKQTHHKELFYIALEKAMHNFLKAKLHMETSEMSKDNIKTILLDKNANPATVDQFIALTENCEIARYAPASSAAIQNDYDKAVSIIASLEKEI
- a CDS encoding tetratricopeptide repeat protein, with translation MKNIVYLLLLFAPLLVAQNNFEKGNQLYAKGNYAQAAAAYNLVLDANLESAELYYNLANCYYKLNKVAPAIYNYEKALVLKPKDPQTINNLKFAQKRTVDTVKDIPKVGFAKLLRDFTAQYHYNTWGYLSVGIASLFLLLFIGYYFSQKSLFKRVFFGGMLLLSVLLASSIMAAIFERQECQKDQPAIVFAEKTNLQKTPQQNSKTIITVHEGTKVFVIKTIQDWKKVQLTDGTKGWINQNAIKEVK
- a CDS encoding CvpA family protein — its product is MGFLDIVLGALLVYALYKGLRNGLFAELASLLSLVLGIYLAIKCSHFVKEYLVKAFSWSSKYVEIMAFALTFLAIVIGIHLLAKVFTKIMDFAFLGWINTLAGGLLSVLKTILLLSVVCNLFQKINLNNMLVKEETFEQSLLYNPIQKTARFIYPSLEKWYSDFKNTQTTKPTPSHTEE
- a CDS encoding tetratricopeptide repeat protein; the protein is MKNSKKYHAVFILFLFCGLPTAWAQDQGSILPQANQQYKDKNFVEAEANYRVSSSKSAHKTSSTYNLGNAIYRQNQASEAKHAYQEALQTAKTATQKHQALHNLGNVFMKEKDYTQAVAAYKNALRNNPSDEETRYNYALAKKMLKENPPKEDQNKKDKDKKDKDKDKDKKDDTKDKDKKEDPKKDGDKDQKDSKNPDQEAPKPQPESMSEQRLKNLLNAVNNEEKKVQDKVNANKVKGKPTKTEKDW
- the pheS gene encoding phenylalanine--tRNA ligase subunit alpha: MIDKIKEYIDQVQAFSTQDKAELETFRIKFLGSKGLLKDFFAAFKDVPNDQKKEFGQVINLLKTSAEEKVKSIQETLASKEETKGIFGDLTRSSEPVIIGSRHPISIVKNQIIDIFSNIGFNVSEGPEIEDDWHNFTALNLPEYHPARDMQDTFFIQTNPDTLLRTHTSSVQVRYMEENKPPIRTISPGRVFRNEAISSRSHCIFHQVEGLYIDNEVSFADLKQTLLHFTKEMFGKSKIRLRPSYFPFTEPSAEIDIYWGLKTETDYRITKGTGWLEIGGCGMVDPNVLKNCGINPEEYNGFAFGMGVERIAMLLYQIGDIRMFYENDVRFLEQFKANI